AAGAACAACGAACGGGTCTACAAGATGAGCGTGGCGGGCGTCTACCCGCACTACGTCGCCAAGGTCGAGAGGAAGGGCCGCACGAAGGCCGAGCTGGACGAGGTCATCCGCTGGCTCACCGGCTACACCCAAGAGGAGCTGGAGGCCAGGCTCGCGGACCGCACCAGCTTCCGGGAGTTCTTCGACCAGGCCCCGCGGCTCAACCCCGCTCGCTCCCTGATCAAGGGCGTCATCTGCGGCGTGCGCATCGAGGAGATCCAGGAGCCGCTGATGCGCG
The sequence above is drawn from the Trueperaceae bacterium genome and encodes:
- a CDS encoding DUF2200 domain-containing protein, producing the protein MNEKNNERVYKMSVAGVYPHYVAKVERKGRTKAELDEVIRWLTGYTQEELEARLADRTSFREFFDQAPRLNPARSLIKGVICGVRIEEIQEPLMREIRYLDKLVDELAKGRPMEKVLRAEPVGAAA